One segment of Lachancea thermotolerans CBS 6340 chromosome E complete sequence DNA contains the following:
- a CDS encoding KLTH0E16148p (similar to uniprot|Q12451 Saccharomyces cerevisiae YDL019C OSH2 Member of an oxysterol-binding protein family with seven members in S. cerevisiae family members have overlapping redundant functions in sterol metabolism and collectively perform a function essential for viability): MTEHSVSKPLLKLKLLEALRQGEFQPLDQLLNTCFQPKDDADVREVTQLILHYAVQVAPVQLIRDMLSHWLADEEIKLDVNYQDADGNTPLHLAAYQSRGDVVSLLMDLPDINDCIFNNSNLQPIEMCKNLNIAQMMQVKRSEYLGEVAQEFRRAFVNRDCEHLEAILAKPRNSELLDINGTDPQTGDTVLHEFVKKKDLVMCRWILNHGGDPFKRDRRGKLPVDLLGKVPIPNDAPGTKLSPEQELKKLLEKAAREQSVIEVANNLNEPPTYKGYLRKWTNFAQGYRLRWFILSPDGTLSYYKDQDDTKNACRGSLNMSTCYLHLDSSEKLKFEIIGGFNGTVRWHLKGNHPVETNRWVWAVQGAIRFAKDRERIMKSGGTLGGNSNAFSNSTGLKRDEPKHRLEASSAASLHSSTSRRQRSHQPQHSISSMSSYSSNEGDMNENLTSKGKEYVTRVKSNRTSLDMSAANSGNSGDSGESRTDNAGYPRSTQDMDDAASEQEVIGTDDGEVFESEEDLKEEYGPQHQEVAMIQRSITIELSSLTELVADRTLDTSELEMIKKSLLSLSKNFDLYSSMVSSRDKKLIKILTKQRDVNHLWIKSVKELELELIEKSERLSSLDVERKNLKKLLQKQLLKISEEGASGEPSNSLRDSDAAPTSDSNTSKPLEEIADFINSNKESDEDSDIDEFFDAEDNDSEEPSAKTTSKNDTNVSQDHDNEMANAPSVVSKEEPNQTSEVDPDYEKGARHTGLTDNSASESAKDSQTFKKIKEEKSEAPSKEQVKGYEARLSPCTEVQKSKEAKINEEGSFLGYEDGLRLKLKLGKDDRPKISLWSVLKSMIGKDMTRMSLPVTFNEPTSLLQRVAEDLEYSNLLTEGAGFEDSTLRMLYVAVFSVSSYSSTTKRVAKPFNPILGETYEYSRPDEHFRFFAEQVSHHPPISATWSESAKWDFWGESCVDSNFNGRSFEVEHLGLWYLRLRPDSEDKEELYTWKKPNNTVVGILVGNPQVDNHGDVEIINHTTGDRCMIHFKARGWRSSNAYEVRGEVYNKKGGKEWVFGGHWNESLYAKKVLKPNSSEEMPVEKSKAAHHSKSGPRTDGSKFLVWNVHDRPDSPFNLTQYAITLNAPQPKLLEWIASTDTRFRPDQRAMEEGRYDDAAEEKHRVEQKQRAERKRREQSNIDYSPKWFTRAEHPVTKKKYWKFSDEYWKLRKEHRFEDLPDIF, from the coding sequence ATGACGGAACATTCAGTGAGCAAGCCGTTgctgaagctcaagctcctggaaGCTTTGCGGCAAGGCGAATTTCAGCCCCTAGATCAACTATTGAATACGTGCTTCCAACCCAAAGACGACGCGGACGTTAGGGAAGTCACGCAGCTAATTTTGCACTATGCGGTCCAGGTCGCCCCTGTACAGTTAATCAGGGACATGTTGAGCCACTGGCTGGCCGACGAAGAAATAAAACTGGACGTCAACTATCAAGATGCTGACGGCAATACGCCCTTACATCTAGCGGCGTACCAATCGCGCGGAGATGTCGTGAGTCTCTTAATGGATCTGCCGGACATCAACGACTGCATTTTTAACAACTCCAACCTTCAACCCATTGAAATGTGCAAAAATCTGAACATCGCGCAAATGATGCAAGTGAAGCGCTCCGAGTACCTTGGAGAGGTTGCCCAAGAGTTTCGGAGGGCGTTTGTTAACCGCGATTGCGAACACCTCGAAGCTATCCTAGCAAAGCCCAGAAACTCAGAGCTGTTGGACATTAACGGTACGGACCCTCAAACTGGCGACACTGTCTTGCATGAATTtgtcaagaagaaagaccTTGTGATGTGCCGATGGATCCTCAATCACGGTGGCGACCCTTTCAAAAGGGACCGCAGGGGCAAGCTCCCCGTGGATTTGCTTGGCAAAGTGCCTATTCCCAACGATGCACCAGGCACCAAGCTATCTCCTGAgcaagagctcaaaaagctgcttgaaaaagctgcaagGGAGCAAAGCGTGATTGAGGTGGCTAACAATCTCAATGAGCCACCTACCTATAAGGGATACCTGAGGAAATGGACCAACTTTGCCCAAGGTTATAGATTGCGCTGGTTTATTCTCAGCCCAGATGGTACTCTATCGTACTATAAAGATCAGGATGATACTAAGAACGCTTGTCGTGGATCCCTCAATATGTCCACATGCTACCTTCATCTAGATTCGTCcgagaagttgaagtttgaaatcATCGGAGGCTTCAATGGAACTGTTAGATGGCACTTGAAAGGCAACCATCCTGTCGAAACTAATCGATGGGTCTGGGCGGTGCAGGGTGCTATTAGGTTCGCAAAAGACCGAGAGCGAATCATGAAGTCCGGTGGAACCCTAGGCGGAAATAGTAATGCCTTCTCGAATAGCACTGGTCTGAAAAGAGATGAGCCCAAACATCGCTTAGAAGCGTCGAGCGCTGCCAGCCTTCACTCTTCCACGAGCCGTCGCCAACGGTCGCATCAGCCCCAGCACTCAATTAGTTCCATGTCGTCTTACTCTTCGAACGAAGGAGATATGAACGAAAATTTAACTAGTAAGGGCAAGGAGTACGTCACACGAGTGAAGTCGAACCGAACCTCTCTTGATATGTCCGCGGCGAACTCCGGCAACTCTGGGGATTCTGGAGAATCGAGGACAGACAATGCAGGGTACCCGCGTAGCACCCAAGACATGGATGATGCTGCCAGTGAACAGGAGGTTATCGGTACTGACGATGGCGAAGTGTTCGAAAGTGAGGAGGACTTGAAGGAAGAATACGGCCctcaacatcaagaagttgcaATGATCCAGAGATCTATCACAATTGAGCTCTCCTCTCTTACAGAACTTGTAGCCGACAGAACACTGGACACGAGTGAACTGGAGATGATCAAGAAATCGCTGCTCTCCTTATCTAAGAACTTTGACCTTTACAGCTCAATGGTTTCATCCCGGGATAAAAAGCTGATCAAAATTCTCACTAAACAGAGAGACGTCAACCATCTGTGGATTAAGTCCGTGAAGGAGTTAGAGCTTGAGCTGATTGAAAAGTCCGAGCGCCTATCTTCTTTAGACGTCGAAAGAAAGAATTTaaagaagctcttgcagAAACAGCTCTTAAAAATCTCCGAAGAAGGAGCTTCGGGTGAACCCTCAAACAGTCTTCGAGACAGTGATGCCGCGCCCACTTCGGACTCCAACACCAGTAAGCCATTAGAAGAAATTGCGGATTTCATAAATTCTAACAAGGAATCTGACGAAGACTCGGATATTGATGAGTTCTTCGATGCCGAGGATAATGACTCTGAAGAGCCCAGCGCTAAAACGACCTCTAAAAACGACACAAATGTTTCTCAAGATCATGACAACGAAATGGCCAATGCTCCTTCTGTTGTAAGCAAAGAGGAGCCCAATCAGACTAGTGAAGTGGACCCTGACTACGAGAAGGGGGCCCGACATACTGGTTTGACAGATAATTCAGCTTCTGAGAGTGCGAAAGACAGTCAgacattcaaaaagatcaaagaggAGAAATCAGAGGCACCCTCAAAGGAACAAGTCAAGGGCTACGAGGCCCGCCTTTCCCCTTGCACTGAGGTGCAGAAAAGCAAGGAAGCAAAGATTAATGAGGAAGGTTCTTTCTTAGGCTATGAAGACGGGCTGAGGCTCAAGTTGAAACTCGGGAAAGACGATCGCCCAAAGATCAGCCTTTGGTCTGTTTTGAAATCCATGATAGGAAAGGATATGACGCGTATGTCTCTTCCCGTGACTTTTAACGAGCCCACATCTTTGTTGCAGAGAGTTGCTGAAGACCTGGAATATTCGAACCTTTTGACAGAGGGGGCGGGGTTTGAAGACTCGACCTTGAGAATGTTGTACGTTGCAGTTTTCTCCGTTTCTTCCTATTCTTCGACGACGAAAAGAGTTGCTAAGCCGTTCAATCCCATACTCGGTGAAACATATGAATACTCGAGGCCCGATGAGCATTTCAGGTTTTTTGCAGAACAGGTGTCCCATCATCCACCTATTTCTGCCACTTGGTCTGAATCAGCGAAATGGGACTTCTGGGGCGAGTCCTGCGTCGATTCAAATTTCAATGGAAGGTCATTTGAAGTTGAGCATCTTGGGCTATGGTATCTACGCTTGAGACCTGACtcagaagacaaagaagagctctaCACCTGGAAGAAGCCCAACAACACTGTGGTTGGTATCCTGGTTGGTAACCCCCAGGTTGACAACCATGGAGATGTGGAAATCATTAATCATACTACTGGAGACCGCTGTATGATCCACTTTAAGGCGCGCGGTTGGAGATCTTCGAACGCTTACGAAGTTAGAGGAGAGGTCTACAATAAAAAAGGTGGCAAAGAGTGGGTATTTGGTGGTCACTGGAATGAGTCATTGTATGCAaagaaagttttgaagcctAATTCATCAGAAGAAATGCCTGTTGAAAAATCAAAGGCAGCCCATCATTCCAAGAGCGGTCCTAGAACTGACGGCTCTAAGTTTCTCGTCTGGAACGTCCATGACAGACCTGATTCGCCTTTCAACCTGACTCAGTATGCTATCACACTAAATGCTCCTCAGCCGAAACTCTTGGAGTGGATCGCCTCTACAGATACCCGCTTTAGACCCGACCAAAGGGCAATGGAAGAGGGAAGATACGATGATGCCGCTGAGGAGAAGCATCGTGTGGAACAGAAGCAAAGAGCTGAGCGTAAGCGTAGGGAGCAATCCAATATTGATTATTCCCCTAAGTGGTTCACAAGGGCGGAGCATCCTGTCACAAAAAAGAAATATTGGAAGTTCAGTGATGAGTATTGGAAACTTAGAAAGGAGCACAGATTTGAAGATCTTCCTGATATTTTCTAG
- the ERG13 gene encoding hydroxymethylglutaryl-CoA synthase (highly similar to uniprot|P54839 Saccharomyces cerevisiae YML126C ERG13 3-hydroxy-3-methylglutaryl-CoA (HMG-CoA) synthase catalyzes the formation of HMG-CoA from acetyl-CoA and acetoacetyl-CoA involved in the second step in mevalonate biosynthesis) encodes MTEQNQLKKQKTVSQPPRPQNIGIKAIEVYIPSQCVNQAELEKFDGVSQGKYTIGLGQTNMSFVNDREDIYSMSLTVLSKLLKNYNVDPQSVGRLEVGTETLLDKSKSVKSVLMQLFEGNTDLEGIDTVNACYGGTSALFNSLSWIESSAWDGRDAVVVCGDIAIYDKGAARPTGGAGTVAMLIGPDAPIVFDSVRGSHMEHVYDFYKPDFTSEYPYVDGHFSLSCYVSALDQAYKSYSKKAIAKGLVQDPAGPEAVNTASFFDYNVFHVPTCKLVSKSYARLLYNDFRAKPSLYPEVDASLAQVDYQTSLTDKNIEKTFVGVAKALQKERVAPSLVVPTNTGNMYTASVYAALSSLLSFVGSEALQNKRIGLYSYGSGLAASFFSCKVVGDIKYITDVLSLDKKLQSRKTETPEAYEAAIKLREDAHLKNGFKPKGSLEHLQSGVYYLTNVDERFRREYAVSQ; translated from the exons ATGACTGAACAGAACcaattgaagaagcagaagacTGTGAGCCAGCCTCCAAGACCTCAAAACATTGGTATCAAAGCCATTGAAGTGTACATTCCTTCTCAA TGCGTAAATCAAGCCGAATTAGAGAAATTCGACGGTGTTTCACAGGGAAAATACACTATCGGTTTGGGTCAAACCAACATGTCTTTTGTGAACGACAGAGAGGATATTTACTCCATGAGCTTGACTGTGTTGTCCAAGCTACTTAAGAACTACAACGTTGACCCTCAGTCTGTTGGTAGATTGGAGGTCGGCACCGAGACTCTTTTGGACAAATCTAAGTCTGTTAAATCCGTGCTGATGCAACTCTTCGAGGGCAACACTGACCTTGAGGGTATTGACACAGTCAACGCTTGCTACGGTGGTACCAGTGCTCTTTTCAACAGTTTGTCTTGGATTGAGTCTTCCGCGTGGGATGGTCGTGACGCCGTCGTTGTTTGTGGTGATATTGCCATTTACGATAAGGGTGCTGCCAGACCAACAGGTGGTGCTGGCACTGTGGCTATGTTGATTGGTCCCGACGCGCccattgtttttgactcAGTTAGAGGTAGCCATATGGAGCATGTTTACGACTTCTACAAGCCAGACTTCACCAGCGAGTATCCTTATGTTGACGGCCATTTCTCTCTGAGCTGCTACGTCAGTGCCTTGGATCAAGCATACAAGTCCTACTCTAAAAAAGCTATTGCCAAGGGGCTCGTTCAAGACCCTGCTGGCCCTGAAGCTGTGAACACAGCCAGCTTCTTCGACTACAACGTTTTCCATGTGCCAACCTGCAAGTTGGTCAGCAAATCATATGCCAGGCTTCTTTACAACGACTTCAGAGCCAAGCCTTCGCTCTACCCTGAAGTAGACGCCTCGCTCGCACAGGTCGACTACCAAACTAGTTTGACTGACAAGAACATTGAGAAGACATTCGTTGGCGTTGCGAAGGCCCTTCAAAAGGAAAGAGTAGCTCCTTCGCTTGTGGTGCCAACCAACACGGGTAACATGTACACCGCTTCGGTTTACGCCGCGCTTTCCTCTCTTCTGTCCTTTGTGGGCTCCGAGGCTCTCCAAAACAAGCGTATTGGACTGTACTCCTACGGTTCTGGTTTGGCCGCCTCATTCTTCTCATGTAAGGTTGTTGGTGACATTAAGTACATCACGGATGTCCTCAGCctcgacaagaagcttcaatCCAGAAAGACTGAGACGCCAGAGGCGTACGAAGCTGCTATTAAGTTGAGGGAGGACGCCCATTTGAAGAATGGTTTCAAGCCAAAGGGCTCCCTTGAGCACTTGCAGTCTGGTGTCTACTACCTAACCAACGTTGACGAAAGATTCAGAAGAGAGTACGCTGTCAGCCAGTAG
- the RPM2 gene encoding ribonuclease P (similar to uniprot|Q02773 Saccharomyces cerevisiae YML091C RPM2 Protein component of mitochondrial RNase P along with the mitochondrially-encoded RNA subunit RPM1 Rnase P removes 5' extensions from tRNA precursors Rpm2p is also involved in maturation of RPM1 and in translation of mitochondrial mRNAs), which translates to MAFKSFKCKFYSKGYHSSAQKQTTAFFESSYQYLRRNQGVVSQESHIPSSHNVVVSPNPVVVANVNYNTLEHVLETEAAEEKAHRTEGELNGSEQRSSKHGRRASLSGAGGSGQARDRYRAFNADSIPHYSNNRHLVINERLSKSYFSTTAVEPSNIPGQEQNLVTPSATADPKAVLDADASNPVSANSQASPWEPDTEETLNPETFLQTQVAHIKHCFAVGDYNKINALYQALVRNEIVPPVEIYATVIESVCMRDLDNDNVDNRMFQLLNCYQDLINNKLKPTEKIYSLVIGSLLKGSILAYESGNGNGCDFYKIAVDLFRASNAHKSHEFPKELLDCSLLAMNLYPGYVELDYVIEVLNNSKLYVRDTFYYVSMMSYAKHLNNNFVLKKLYDEFRSACVADVNLQNHQYEVYSIMLSGLVETGDMALAVKLMDKVLTDAKEKVGLASNISMVLSNFLISVSKMDCQKAYQLWLEFKKLQWIPEFSYSFYMTLLSNSLGDWQLARKIYDYMLPMTREPNKPPASLIERLLQPLGTNSLLSSFLDYALQLNDTEVVMKVLEESIVKRFGFEIGVYPYVFQFLRNIRCPDDYLLRFINFHGQLLTKGNERFEFLNGLIDSFQSQVILAKVTEMKFFADYCRSFNVAESRMINHSGIIACFQSLWGSPQTIERYSYNIELHGIMVCKLHDLEGYYAVMENEYLLQFKDRLTERFEKLMINYKRLNLDPNMISGTPVQAAKMISMSEELINYFAHPGDWDKSYPLCLGSMLRNSFSTGLKAYERLSDDGFCFDYDTYRELIKQKVNNSEIITKALDLCPDEEEERYLSNCLVVKTYSKELEDKVLKHPLFKTKILPHLKDSFYVRLAKNTSDFQFFIEQIGFPQRFRSIADQVEHKEIVSYIYERLFKDKRYDEVLASNNVCPVLNVELLLKSCIRAGEFGQYKTIFNKFKDSLVDASLNVQAEYLITNKRVDEAIKLIRGSSQKTEHKTNDLLSFALFLKSFSEPIMNFDLIENTLQLANILSSQDAFASMVAFYQTLMHDSAFLHGVNMNQAMSCEIVQQMLNNLGDAVQFVDLENENVRKNFQRKINNYFRFRMFLKLPNLEECTVLRIIQIYAKVQPQAIDALFNNIVETIYLNPNTRLLYLRNDMVFNFKPQQLASVVREIEDIYISNNELEDAEKAKTFNGVLEKLYSL; encoded by the coding sequence ATGGCGTTCAAATCATTCAAATGTAAGTTCTACTCGAAAGGATACCATTCTTCTGCCCAGAAACAGACAACGGccttcttcgaaagctCATACCAATATCTGCGCCGGAACCAAGGAGTGGTTAGCCAGGAGAGCCACATTCCATCATCGCATAATGTCGTAGTCTCGCCAAATCCCGTGGTGGTGGCAAACGTCAACTATAATACCCTCGAGCATGTGCTGGAAACTGAAGCTGCAGAGGAGAAAGCCCACCGAACTGAAGGCGAGCTAAATGGTAGTGAGCAAAGATCTAGCAAGCATGGCAGGCGAGCAAGTTTAAGTGGAGCAGGTGGATCCGGCCAGGCTCGCGACCGCTATAGAGCATTCAACGCTGACTCTATACCGCACTATTCCAATAACAGGCATTTGGTAATAAATGAACGGCTCTCAAAGAGCtacttttcaacaacagcagTTGAGCCTTCGAACATTCCAGGTCAAGAACAGAACTTAGTTACACCCTCCGCAACTGCCGATCCTAAGGCCGTTTTAGATGCTGACGCTTCAAACCCAGTATCTGCGAACTCACAAGCTTCTCCCTGGGAACCTGATACTGAGGAGACTCTGAACCCGGAGACTTTCCTTCAGACGCAGGTTGCGCACATCAAGCACTGTTTTGCTGTAGGAGACTACAACAAGATCAACGCACTATATCAAGCCTTAGTGAGGAACGAGATCGTACCGCCAGTTGAAATATATGCTACTGTGATAGAATCGGTCTGCATGCGTGACCTCGATAATGATAATGTGGATAATCGCATGTTTCAATTGCTTAACTGTTACCAGGACTTAATTAACAACAAGTTGAAGCCAACAGAAAAAATTTACAGCTTGGTGATAGGgagcttgttgaaaggATCCATATTGGCTTATGAATCTGGAAACGGCAACGGTTGTGACTTTTACAAGATAGCAGTTGACCTGTTTCGGGCCTCCAATGCTCACAAATCACATGAATTCCCCAAGGAGCTACTAGATTGCTCTCTACTAGCGATGAACTTATACCCAGGGTACGTCGAGCTAGACTATGTCATCGAAGTGCTTAACAATTCTAAACTTTATGTTAGAGACACATTCTACTACGTTTCCATGATGTCTTACGCCAAGCACCTCAATAATAACTTtgtgctgaaaaagctttatgATGAGTTTCGGAGTGCGTGCGTAGCCGATGTGAACCTACAGAATCACCAATACGAGGTTTACAGTATAATGCTATCAGGCTTAGTGGAAACTGGAGACATGGCCTTAGCAGTCAAGCTAATGGACAAAGTTTTGACTGATGCAAAGGAAAAGGTGGGTCTTGCTTCGAACATTAGCATGGTACTGTCAAATTTCCTTATCTCTGTCAGCAAGATGGACTGTCAAAAAGCATACCAATTATGGTTAGAGTTTAAAAAGCTACAGTGGATTCCTGAATTTTCGTACAGTTTTTACATGACGCTACTCTCGAATAGCTTGGGAGACTGGCAACTCGCCAGAAAAATTTATGATTACATGCTCCCAATGACAAGAGAACCTAATAAACCTCCTGCCAGCCTAATCGAGCGACTTTTACAACCCCTGGGCACAAACTCTTTGCTAAGCTCTTTTCTGGATTACGCTTTACAGCTGAATGACACTGAAGTTGTAATGAAAGTGTTGGAGGAGTCAATAGTAAAGAGATTTGGCTTCGAAATAGGAGTTTACCCATACGTTTTCCAGTTCTTGAGGAACATACGTTGTCCCGATGATTACTTGTTAAGATTTATCAACTTCCATGGGCAGCTCTTAACAAAAGGCAACGAAAGATTTGAGTTTCTGAATGGCCTCATCGATAGCTTTCAGTCACAGGTGATATTAGCCAAGGTGACTGAGATGAAGTTTTTCGCGGACTACTGCCGTAGCTTCAATGTCGCTGAAAGCCGCATGATAAACCACAGTGGGATCATTGCatgcttccaaagcttATGGGGATCTCCTCAAACTATTGAAAGATACAGCTATAACATCGAGCTTCATGGAATAATGGTTTGCAAGCTCCACGACTTAGAAGGTTACTACGCTGTAATGGAAAATGAGTACTTGCTACAATTCAAAGATCGCTTGACAGAGCGTTTTGAGAAGTTAATGATCAATTACAAAAGGCTAAACCTAGATCCGAATATGATATCCGGAACTCCAGTTCAAGCTGCAAAGATGATTAGCATGTCGGAGGAACTGATAAATTACTTTGCTCATCCAGGCGATTGGGACAAATCATACCCTTTATGCTTGGGTTCAATGCTTAGAAATTCCTTTAGTACAGGACTCAAAGCTTACGAAAGGTTGAGCGACGATGGATTTTGTTTCGATTACGATACTTACAGAGAGCTtatcaaacaaaaagtgAACAACAGTGAAATCATCACAAAGGCTTTGGATTTGTGCccagatgaagaagaggagagATACTTGAGCAACTGCTTGGTAGTAAAAACGTACAGCaaagagctcgaagataaagttttgaaacatcctcttttcaagacaaaaattTTGCCCCACCTCAAGGATTCCTTCTACGTTAGATTGGCCAAGAATACATCTGATTTTCAATTCTTTATCGAGCAAATTGGATTTCCTCAACGTTTTCGGAGCATCGCTGATCAAGTTGAGCATAAAGAAATTGTGAGTTATATTTATGAGCGACtattcaaagacaagagATACGATGAAGTTCTTGCATCGAATAACGTTTGTCCTGTTTTGAATGTGGagctgctcttgaaaagttgcaTTCGAGCCGGGGAATTTGGCCAATACAAGACCATattcaacaagttcaaggatAGTTTAGTGGATGCGTCGCTTAACGTACAGGCTGAATATCTGATAACAAACAAGAGAGTCGATGAGGCAATAAAGCTAATAAGAGGGTCTTCCCAAAAAACTGAGCACAAAACCAATGATTTATTATCATttgccttgtttttgaaaagctttagCGAGCCGATAatgaattttgatttgatcGAAAATACTCTCCAGTTAGCCAATATTTTGTCTTCTCAAGATGCATTTGCATCAATGGTGGCTTTCTATCAAACATTGATGCATGACTCGGCTTTCTTGCATGGCGTCAATATGAATCAAGCTATGAGCTGTGAAATTGTTCAACAGATGCTGAACAACTTGGGTGACGCGGTTCAATTTGTTGATTTGGAAAACGAAAATGTTAGAAAGAACTTTCAGCGTAAAATAAACAACTACTTCAGGTTTAGAATGTTTCTTAAACTTCCAAACTTAGAAGAATGCACAGTTTTACGGATAATACAAATTTACGCCAAAGTTCAGCCACAGGCTATCGACGCccttttcaacaacattgTTGAGACAATTTACCTCAACCCGAATACCAGGCTTCTTTACCTAAGAAACGACATGGTGTTCAATTTCAAGCCTCAACAGCTGGCAAGTGTCGTTCGGGAGATCGAAGATATTTACATCTCAAACAACGAGCTCGAAGACGCAGAGAAAGCAAAAACCTTTAACGGggtgcttgaaaagctatATTCACTATAA